The Pyrenophora tritici-repentis strain M4 chromosome 2, whole genome shotgun sequence genome window below encodes:
- a CDS encoding TolA, Membrane protein involved in colicin uptake, translating to MATIILMILIVFLPVAIGVGIAYFGYNEYKARRFAAPDVEQTRYIENTPQRKWQEVDLDDVALPEKQYHSGQWYGSPAIVSIDIAPVAKPLPSSPYLEFTGGEGLVSPPGRVFLSTNEENEGLKGRSREVDRFHEQEIHGCKPWDFEKDGYGKSAAQQPEVQCPKPIRAITMKPNPEPANTAYDAEQTAASDIWDKIDKGEVSISRRKPERKSRKPLVPIGPRNTAMTDKNDMEGVDLNSTKLCANREGPASSVVTVVDTNNVNIQLPVYYAKRKASIDPVATPIIEGDRAAEMRRKMAEAKKQRAERQKQEEEKQLREEERRRVREQEEREAEKIRAEEAQKREYEERQRALIPPNQPEPTPENISDPTSSQPQRRSSKRRSNVSTSSSTSRPSTSSISSQDPPSARRTKRANTIAADTLKPTTARSILTSKAPQSMSMTENPRPDFNPKMPSIIESVRPDSHGSVGSGSSENGGSRENKDAKRRSSSSSYSARYNGGRRMSQDAGAGVLDECYEENREDTRYNARFEKRVKHSGTRRSSSSSSSSQTPARRASASSSRNDTTDTKRRRSTTSRSSTSSSVVAEREAADRRPSMTSEALKDWRFDHTEEEQENEHSGDNRSEDEHTDTEHSEAQNSDNEHTDRSGDEHSGDEHSEGDTDSNGDDRDEYSDSESDSSSASA from the exons ATGGCAACCATAATTCTCATGATATTAATTGTTTTCCTTCCTGTCGCAATAGGAGTAGGTATAGCATACTTTGGCTACAACGAATACAAAGCCCGGCGCTTTGCAGCCCCAGACGTGGAGCAAACACGATATATCGAAAACACTCCACAGAGAAAGTGGCAGGAAGTGGATCTCGACGACGTCGCACTGCCTGAGAAGCAGTACCATAGTGGTCAGTGGTACGGATCTCCCGCTATAGTATCTATAGACATCGCGCCGGTCGCAAAACCGCTACCCAGCAGCCCTTATCTCGAGTTTACGGGTGGAGAGGGACTAGTCAGTCCTCCCGGGCGAGTCTTTCTCTCTACGAATGAAGAAAATGAAGGGCTGAAGGGGCGGAGTAGGGAAGTTGACAGGTTTCATGAGCAGGAGATCCATGGATGCAAGCCGTGGGACTTTGAAAAAGATGGCTATGGTAAATCGGCAGCTCAGCAACCTGAAGTTCAGTGCCCAAAGCCGATAAGAGCGATTACCATGAAACCAAACCCTGAACCTGCGAATACAGCGTATGATGCAGAACAAACAGCTGCTTCGGACATCTGGGATAAGATCGATAAGGGTGAGGTATCAATTTCGAGACGAAAGCCAGAAAGGAAGTCGCGGAAGCCATTAGTTCCTATTGGACCTCGCAACACCGCGATGACTGACAAGAATGACATGGAAGGCGTTGATCTCAACAGCACAAAACTATGCGCAAACAGGGAAGGTCCTGCATCATCGGTGGTCACTGTCGTCGACACCAACAATGTAAATATTCAACTTCCAGTATACTACGCCAAACGCAAAGCCAGCATCGACCCCGTTGCTACGCCGATAATAGAAGGCGATCGAGCAGCAGAAATGCGCCGCAAGATGGCCGAAGCGAAGAAACAGAGGGCAGAACGGCAGAAGCAAGAGGAGGAAAAGCAGTTACGTGAAGAAGAGCGCAGGCGGGTACGGGAACAGGAAGAACGGGAAGCGGAAAAGATACGTGCAGAGGAAGCTCAAAAGAGGGAATATGAGGAGAGACAACGAGCACTCATACCGCCAAACCAGCCTGAACCCACACCCGAAAACATCAGTGATCCAACTTCTAGCCAACCTCAACGCCGCTCCTCGAAACGCCGTTCCAACGTGTCCACCTCTTCATCCACAAGCCGCCCCTCCACATCCTCCATATCCAGTCAAGACCCCCCCTCCGCCCGTCGTACCAAACGCGCCAACACCATCGCAGCCGACACACTCAAGCCGACCACCGCCCGCTCGATTCTCACTTCAAAAGCCCCACAAAGCATGAGTATGACAGAAAACCCACGCCCGGATTTTAACCCAAAGATGCCGTCTATTATTGAGAGCGTACGACCAGATAGCCATGGCTCCGTTGGCAGTGGTAGTAGCGAAAATGGTGGTAGTAGAGAAAATAAAGACGCAAAGCGACGATCTAGTTCATCCAGCTACTCTGCTAGATATAATGGTGGACGACGGATGTCCCAGGATGCAGGTGCAGGTGTGCTGGATGAGTGCTATGAGGAAAACAGGGAGGATACACGATATAACGCTAGGTTCGAGAAGCGGGTTAAGCACAGTGGGACACGACGCTCTTcctcctcatcttcttcatcacAGACACCAGCTCGGCGCGCATCAGCTTCCTCGAGCAGAAACGACACCACAGATACTAAGAGGAGGCGCAGTACCACGTCCCGTTCCTCCACTTCCAGCTCCGTGGTTGCTGAGCGCGAAGCCGCAGATCGCAGGCCGTCTATGACCTCGGAGGCTTTGA AAGACTGGCGTTTCGACCACACGGAAGAAGAGCAGGAGAATGAACACTCAGGAGACAATCGTTCGGAAGATGAGCATACGGACACTGAGCATTCAGAAGCCCAAAATTCCGACAATGAGCACACTGACCGCTCTGGAGATGAGCACTCTGGCGATGAGCACTCAGAGGGCGACACTGACAGCAATGGCGATGATCGAGACGAGTATTCAGACTCTGAGTCAGACTCTTCTTCTGCATCTGCCTAG